A stretch of [Clostridium] innocuum DNA encodes these proteins:
- a CDS encoding thioredoxin, giving the protein MGQPFVFPHGVTVYDPQKCWNGYTIVPLINDGVLLFDMNGNEVRRWNMHAMPPKLLPGGYVMGLSGYRHPDYGMQDGVNLIEIDYDGNIVWEFDRFEHINDPGRDHRWMARQHHDYQREGNPVGYYVPGMDAKPLEGNTLILVHQTIKNPAISDKKLLDDAMIEVDWEGNILWKWSISEHFDELGFDEAAKNVLARDPNMRSSDGGVGDYLHVNCMSYLGPNKWHEQGDMRFKPDNIIFDCREANILAILDKESGKIVWKIGPDFNATPELRKLGWIIGQHHFHMIPKGLPGEGNLMVFDNGGWGGYGVPNPGSRNGSKNALRDYSRVLEFNPITLEVVWKLTPKELNHAIPTDASKFYSPYVSSAQRLPNGNTLVTEGSDGRIIEVTADHEIVWEWISPYYTHNETGPKNNMIYRGYRYPYSYVPQEPTPEEIAIPRIDNTTFRMPNAGAFGAKTVIDVEGSLPYYQDVALCVATDDEEDLSLREKVFSVDTEVFDPVNGMAEWNDKVLKQQEKPVLVLFGAERCVHCKALHPVLEEALQEEFANSFLIRYVDVDANKDIVAACHVQGIPVVAVYRNGEELRRFHGEHDYDDVCDFLDAVFA; this is encoded by the coding sequence ATGGGACAGCCTTTCGTTTTTCCACACGGAGTTACCGTATATGATCCACAAAAATGCTGGAACGGGTATACGATTGTACCCTTGATCAATGACGGTGTTCTGCTGTTTGATATGAATGGCAATGAGGTGCGCAGATGGAATATGCACGCCATGCCGCCCAAGCTGCTTCCCGGCGGCTATGTGATGGGACTGAGCGGATACCGCCATCCGGATTACGGTATGCAGGATGGTGTGAATCTGATTGAAATTGATTACGATGGAAATATCGTATGGGAGTTTGACAGATTTGAACATATCAACGATCCCGGAAGAGATCACCGCTGGATGGCGCGGCAGCACCACGATTATCAACGCGAAGGCAATCCGGTCGGCTATTATGTACCGGGAATGGATGCCAAACCTTTGGAAGGTAATACCCTGATTCTGGTTCATCAGACGATTAAAAATCCGGCAATCTCCGATAAGAAGCTGCTGGATGACGCGATGATCGAGGTGGATTGGGAAGGAAATATTTTATGGAAGTGGTCGATTTCCGAGCATTTTGATGAGCTTGGATTTGATGAAGCCGCAAAGAATGTGCTGGCACGCGATCCGAATATGCGTTCCAGTGACGGCGGTGTCGGTGATTATCTGCATGTGAACTGCATGAGCTATCTCGGTCCAAACAAATGGCATGAGCAGGGAGATATGCGCTTTAAGCCGGATAATATCATCTTTGACTGCCGTGAAGCAAACATCCTTGCCATTCTGGATAAGGAAAGCGGTAAGATCGTATGGAAAATCGGCCCGGATTTCAATGCGACTCCGGAATTGAGAAAGCTTGGCTGGATCATCGGCCAGCATCATTTCCATATGATACCGAAGGGTCTTCCGGGAGAAGGAAACCTGATGGTGTTTGATAACGGAGGCTGGGGAGGCTATGGTGTTCCAAATCCGGGAAGCCGCAACGGCTCCAAGAATGCGCTGCGGGATTACAGCCGTGTGCTGGAATTTAATCCCATCACACTGGAGGTAGTGTGGAAGCTGACACCAAAGGAGTTAAATCATGCCATTCCAACCGATGCCAGCAAGTTCTACAGTCCGTATGTATCCAGCGCCCAGCGTCTTCCGAATGGAAATACCCTCGTGACAGAAGGAAGCGATGGTCGTATAATAGAGGTAACTGCAGATCATGAAATTGTATGGGAGTGGATTTCGCCATATTATACGCATAATGAAACCGGTCCGAAGAACAATATGATTTATCGCGGCTACCGCTATCCGTACAGCTATGTCCCACAGGAGCCGACACCAGAGGAAATAGCGATTCCACGCATTGACAACACGACCTTCCGTATGCCGAATGCCGGAGCATTTGGCGCAAAAACAGTGATTGATGTGGAAGGAAGCCTACCGTATTATCAGGATGTGGCACTGTGTGTGGCAACCGATGATGAGGAGGATTTGAGCCTGCGCGAAAAGGTTTTCTCTGTAGATACCGAGGTGTTTGATCCGGTTAACGGCATGGCGGAGTGGAATGATAAGGTATTGAAGCAGCAGGAGAAGCCGGTGCTTGTACTGTTTGGTGCGGAGCGCTGCGTACACTGCAAGGCGCTGCATCCGGTATTGGAGGAGGCCCTGCAGGAGGAATTTGCGAACAGCTTCCTGATTCGCTATGTGGATGTTGATGCCAATAAGGATATCGTTGCAGCCTGTCATGTACAGGGGATTCCGGTTGTGGCAGTATATCGTAACGGGGAAGAGTTACGTCGCTTTCACGGAGAGCATGATTACGATGATGTCTGTGACTTTCTGGATGCGGTGTTTGCCTGA
- a CDS encoding Crp/Fnr family transcriptional regulator, producing the protein MRKEPYGLMPIFAHRCMHHEIYGKRLQYETYKSSQILHSINDTIDHFGMVVDGVLKAEQYTSQGSVLCSAYFEDNDVFPELLYFTGKRQYTYTLVAVRRTTVAWMHVSDLEEMLKEDAEMMTAFMLYLSKRGLRNQMLLSCLLYQTIQKRVAYWLLSMNHLSENERIPLPRSQTIWANTLHVSRSSLNQELKRMEKEGIFRIEGHVLILLDQKRLEDIL; encoded by the coding sequence ATGCGCAAGGAACCCTATGGTCTTATGCCGATATTTGCCCACCGCTGTATGCACCATGAGATTTATGGTAAACGGCTGCAGTATGAAACCTATAAAAGCTCACAGATTCTGCATTCAATCAATGATACGATCGATCATTTCGGAATGGTTGTGGATGGCGTATTAAAGGCGGAGCAGTATACCAGTCAGGGAAGTGTGCTGTGCAGCGCCTATTTTGAGGATAACGATGTGTTTCCGGAGCTGCTGTATTTCACAGGAAAACGGCAGTATACGTATACACTTGTCGCAGTAAGACGGACCACCGTTGCCTGGATGCATGTATCCGATCTGGAGGAAATGCTGAAGGAGGATGCGGAAATGATGACGGCGTTTATGCTGTATCTGTCAAAACGGGGATTGCGCAATCAGATGCTGCTGAGCTGTCTGCTGTATCAGACGATTCAAAAGCGCGTGGCATACTGGCTGTTGAGTATGAACCATTTATCAGAAAATGAACGCATACCGCTCCCGCGTTCCCAGACAATCTGGGCGAATACGCTGCATGTGAGCCGTTCCTCCCTAAATCAGGAGCTGAAGCGCATGGAAAAGGAAGGAATCTTTCGGATTGAGGGGCATGTTTTGATTCTCCTCGATCAGAAGAGGCTGGAGGATATTTTGTAA
- a CDS encoding FAD-dependent oxidoreductase: protein MEKRYDVIIIGGGPAGLAAAIYTGRAGRKTLMIEKGSFGGRINDTREIRNYPGVISDSGANLMQKFKAHAQSYATNVFKRTTVTGLEAREDGTLLVHTKRRGDFVGDCVILDTGTKPRVLGIPNEIELAGHGVAYCATCDAEFFRDKEIYVLGAGDQAIEESGYLTNFAKKVTVIVLHEEGHLDCNEMAANEAYANPKIEFVWNTTLQEILGEEEVRGLILKNVVSGETREVKADGIFFFVGMVPQTEFVQEVVACDAKGYILVNEKKETSVPGIYAVGDCTQTYLRQVVTSAADGAIAATASERYCRERNQLESILTPDSGRVAFLFYNPYESSQIEQVTQLEEALKDDYKVIRQDITRQTLLYQLLHMDGTLSSAMFEHGKLIKKNGKEA from the coding sequence ATGGAAAAGCGCTATGATGTCATCATTATCGGAGGAGGGCCAGCCGGTCTGGCAGCTGCCATCTATACAGGAAGAGCCGGACGAAAAACCCTCATGATTGAGAAGGGAAGCTTTGGCGGCCGCATTAACGATACCAGGGAAATCCGAAATTATCCGGGTGTTATCTCTGACAGCGGTGCCAATCTGATGCAGAAATTTAAAGCACATGCCCAGTCGTATGCCACAAATGTCTTCAAGCGGACAACGGTAACCGGTCTGGAAGCAAGGGAGGACGGCACGCTTCTTGTACACACAAAGCGACGCGGAGATTTTGTCGGTGACTGTGTGATTCTGGATACGGGGACAAAGCCGAGGGTTCTCGGTATTCCGAATGAAATCGAGCTGGCCGGACATGGTGTTGCCTATTGCGCCACCTGTGATGCGGAGTTTTTCCGGGATAAGGAAATCTATGTGCTGGGAGCCGGAGATCAGGCAATCGAGGAAAGCGGATATCTGACCAATTTCGCAAAAAAGGTAACCGTCATCGTTCTGCATGAGGAGGGTCATCTGGACTGCAATGAAATGGCGGCGAATGAGGCCTATGCCAACCCGAAAATAGAATTCGTCTGGAACACCACCCTGCAGGAGATTCTGGGGGAGGAGGAGGTCCGCGGACTCATCCTGAAAAACGTTGTCAGCGGTGAAACGCGGGAAGTAAAGGCGGATGGTATCTTCTTCTTTGTCGGGATGGTACCGCAGACGGAGTTTGTACAGGAGGTTGTCGCCTGTGATGCAAAGGGATATATTCTTGTAAATGAGAAAAAGGAAACCAGTGTTCCCGGTATTTATGCAGTGGGGGACTGTACACAGACCTATCTGCGCCAGGTGGTCACCTCAGCCGCAGACGGAGCGATTGCTGCTACGGCAAGTGAGCGGTATTGCAGGGAGAGGAATCAGCTGGAAAGCATTCTGACACCGGATTCCGGAAGAGTTGCATTCCTGTTCTATAATCCGTATGAAAGCTCACAGATTGAACAGGTAACACAGCTTGAGGAGGCCCTGAAGGATGATTATAAAGTCATTCGTCAGGATATTACAAGACAGACCCTGCTGTATCAGCTGCTGCATATGGACGGAACCTTATCCAGTGCAATGTTTGAACATGGCAAATTGATAAAAAAGAATGGTAAAGAGGCATAG